In Aphelocoma coerulescens isolate FSJ_1873_10779 chromosome 3, UR_Acoe_1.0, whole genome shotgun sequence, a single window of DNA contains:
- the TBPL1 gene encoding TATA box-binding protein-like 1, with protein MDADSDVALDILITNVVCVFRTRCHLNLRKIALEGANVIYKRDVGKVLMKLRKPRITATIWSSGKVICTGATSEEEAKFGARRLARSLQKLGFQVIFTDFKVVNVLAVCNMPFEIRLPEFTKNNRPHASYEPELHPAVCYRIKSLRATLQIFSTGSITVTGPNVKAVASAVEQIYPFVFESRK; from the exons ATGGATGCGGACAGTGATGTTGCACTGGACATTTTAATCACAAATGTAGTGTGTGTTTTTAGAACAAGATGTCATTTAAACTTGAGGAAGATTGCATTAGAGGGAGCAAATGTGATATACAAGCGTGATGTTGGG AAGGTTTTAATGAAGCTTAGGAAACCTAGGATTACGGCCACAATTTGGTCCTCAGGAAAAGTTATTTGCACAGGAGCCACAAG tGAAGAGGAAGCTAAATTTGGTGCCAGACGATTAGCTCGTAGTCTACAGAAACTAGGTTTTCAG GTAATTTTCACAGATTTTAAAGTGGTGAATGTTTTAGCAGTGTGCAACATGCCCTTTGAGATCAGATTGCCAGAATTTACGAAGAATAACAGACCTCATGCGAG tTATGAACCAGAACTTCATCCTGCCGTGTGTTACAGAATAAAATCTCTCAGAGCTACCTTACAGATTTTTTCCACAGGCAGTATCACAGTTACAG GGCCAAACGTAAAGGCTGTTGCCAGTGCTGTGGAACAGATTTATCCATTCGTGTTTGAAAGCAGGAAATAA